The sequence TGGACTCCGGTGCCGCCCGAGGCGAGCGTGTCGACGACGAGGCGACGGACCTTGGCCTGTGCGATGTCGGTGCGGGCGGCGCGGATGAAGAGGACGATCCCGATGCCGTCCGGATGTGTGCGGGCCCTGATGTGTTCCATGCCGCAGTCGGGTGTGGCGTGGGCCCACAGGGCGTCGACCAGGGCGTGTGCCTGGTGGTCGGTCGGCAGGGTTCCTCCCGTCGGCATCAAGGTGAGATGGACGGGCAGCACCGCGGGGTCAGTCCCAGCCGATGCCGTTGTCCGACGCGCCCGCCGCGGACACGGACACCGTCGCGTGGGCCGGGACCACGTCCCAGCCGATGCCCTTCGGGTCCGTCGCCGTCGTGGCCGCCGACGCGAGGGGGGCCGCCACACCGGACAGGACCGAGGCGGCGAAGACGGTGGCGAGTAGGCGGGCGGTCGTGGACATGGCGGTTTCCCCCGGGTGTGACGTGAGCAGGAAGTTCGGGACCGGCGGTTGGCGCCGTGGCCCCCGGGTCCGGCCGGGAGTTGCCTCCCCCGCCGTTCCGGTGAGCACTATCCTGCCGACCCGGAAGACCCCGGGGAAGGCGATGCGGACGTCAGCATTAGGACTGGCCGCATCAGGATGCGGCCCCTGCCGACCTGCGGCGATGCCCCCTACCGGACCTCCTGGCCCGCCGCCCGCCGCACCGCCTGGGCGCCCCCGCGGGGCAACTGCCCGTAGGCCGAGGCGACCTTGAGCAGCCAGGCCACCTCCTCGGCGGGCGTCCTGCTGTGGGCCGGGGGCGGCGCGGGGGCTCGGCAGGCGTCCGGCTCCCCATGGAGCACCGAGAACAGCCACTCCGCCTCCGCCCGGGCGGTCGGCGCCCCACCTCCGGGGTGTGCGTGGCCGGGGGCCTCCACGGGCTGCTCCGCCCCCGTCACCGCGGACCGGTCCCGGAGGACGAGGCAGGCGTCGCGGATCTCGAAGGCCCGGTGGGCCACGTCGAGGGTCCGGTCCCCTGTGACGAACAGGTCGCGCGTCCGGCCCATGCGCGGTCCGAACGCGACCGACGGGACGGCGTGGAGCAGGTCCGACCACAGCGGGTGCAGGCGCCACAGCGCGTACTGGTCGCCGACGTAGCGGACGAGCGTCCGCAGCGGCGGCAGGCCCACACCCACGAGGATGAGGAGGAGGGAGATCACCGGGAGGATCTCGGAAACGGCATCGGGGGTTCCGCGCCCCGGGACGTCCGGCCGGCTCTCCTGGTGGGCGAGGAACACCACCCGGTACATGGTGTAGACGAAGCCCATCGCGCCGCCGCCGGCCAGGCACACGACTCCGGCGCGCAGGAGTCCCGCGGGCACGCTGCGGCGGTTCGACCAGAAGAGCTTCGCCGAGAGGGCCGTGGCGATGCCGAGGTAGACGTAGACGATGCTCTCGTACAGGCGCACCGCCGGGTCGCCGAGGTGGGCGTCGGTCACCCGGGTCGGCGGAGCACCGGGGTCGTGCTCGAAGAAGAAGACGAACAGCACGGTGAGGGCCAGTGCGGCGGCCACCACTGCGACGAGGCGCAGCCACGTGTCCCGCGCCCGTTGCGGTCCGCGGCCGTGGACCGCGATCACGTATTCCAGGACGCAGTAGTTCGACGCCAGCCCGG comes from Streptomyces virginiae and encodes:
- a CDS encoding MAB_1171c family putative transporter, yielding MYSIYHFTLPALMWAMVLWRAPSALGGTRASRFLWGFLAAIAVALTTRPLEVDQVIRTLTGSPDLSVLVKHLAGLASNYCVLEYVIAVHGRGPQRARDTWLRLVAVVAAALALTVLFVFFFEHDPGAPPTRVTDAHLGDPAVRLYESIVYVYLGIATALSAKLFWSNRRSVPAGLLRAGVVCLAGGGAMGFVYTMYRVVFLAHQESRPDVPGRGTPDAVSEILPVISLLLILVGVGLPPLRTLVRYVGDQYALWRLHPLWSDLLHAVPSVAFGPRMGRTRDLFVTGDRTLDVAHRAFEIRDACLVLRDRSAVTGAEQPVEAPGHAHPGGGAPTARAEAEWLFSVLHGEPDACRAPAPPPAHSRTPAEEVAWLLKVASAYGQLPRGGAQAVRRAAGQEVR